CAGTCGCCGAATTTTGGACCAATTTTTCCTCGGTCGTGAGAAACATCGAAGACGACGAGACGGAGACGGTCGTTTCCCGTAGGTATGCCGCTCCCCAGCCCCATGTAGCAAGGGGATACAGCCCAATTCCGCCGCACGTGCCGACGTTTACTGACGATCTGACATTCAAACATGGCGGGGTGCCTTCTAAGAAAGAGCAAATTAACGACCTGCTCCGTAATGCCGGACAACCGGCGGGCCAAGTAATTGCAAACGACCCCGTTCGGAAAAGAAAACGCGGCTTCGTATCTGCTGTTCGTTTTCTCGCGGCAACCATCATATTGGCTACGATAGCAGGCGGCATTTATGGCACTGCAAGTTGGCTCGGTAGCCTGAATTTTATCCCCGATGTTGTCAGACCGTATATATCGAGCACGGCCGTAGCATCGTCTGACGTTTATTTGCGAAGCACGCCCGGTACCGACAATCAGCCGTTAGGGATCGTGACAAAGAAATCGAAACTTCGAGTCATCAAGGTTCAGGACAATTGGTATCACGTCGATATACTGGAACAAGGGCGGAAGAGTACAGGAGCCCCTGATCAGGGCAGAGGCTGGGTCAACGGCAAGTATTTAGAACTATAGAAACGCAGGAAGGGAGATCCGTTTTGGCAATATTAGATAAGGTCAGACAATGGATAGACGGTGAATCGTCGGAACTCGTTTTAGAGAAGGCGGCACGGGACGCTCAGGTGAAACCGCGAAGCCAGGCAGAAGAGTTCATAGTCAAGATCGCCCGAGCGGTCGAATCTGTGATGCAGGCCGAACTCCTTCCTCTGCCTCAAGGGACTGTCATTATACCGAGCGAATATATCGTATTCCTAAGCACTGATGATGACAGTGAATGGAAAGGTGTAAAGCGTAAGGGGCTGGAACAGGGCCTCTATCATATCTTGGCCGAACGTGCCCGCGAGATAGCGGGGAAGCGAAAACTGGAAACAAGGACGTTCATCATTGAACTTCGCATTGATGCGACATTGGGTAAAGGTGAGGTCAGGGTCGAACACACTTGGGAAGATACGGACGGCAGCAAGACCGGAGTTCTTCCGCGGGCAAGTGTGCCGATGCCTGCTCGATCTGCGGTCCCTCCGGCGGCAGCGACGTCACCAAATATTCCATTGAAGATGACATCTCCAACTGATTCGACTGCGTCCTCGGGAATTTCTTCCGCACTCGTCAGCGAAGAGGACGACGAATTCACGAGGGTGCGTCCGCGTCAGGCCCCTCTTTTTGTTTTAGAGGTGTGGCGCGGAAATGCAAAGCAAAGTTCGATCCCTGTTTATAAGAATGAGATCGTCATCGGACGAGGGTCGAGGTCAAAGCCGGTCGACATTCCTTTAGCAGGCGATGTGGAGGTAAGCCGGCGGCATTTAACCGTGTCAGCGGATGGAAACGGCAGCTTTTGGATGATATCAGAAGGAAAAAATCCTGTGGTGTTGGGCGGCCGTGAAGTTCCGAATGGTCTGAGGACCGCCGTCAAGCCGGGCATCCCGATCCAGGTTTGCAGCTATTCATTGCGGGTCGTGGTTTGATGCGGCAAAAGGGGTCAATCCTCAGCAGGCAGGACAGAAAATATCCAAGCTCGAGCAGAGATCAGTTCGAGTAGTTCGCGGACCGCGCTATCAACGCCCAGTATCACGTACTCCGGATACAAAAGCCTTTCAATATTTTCTGCGTACTCATCCTCGTCCAGCATTTGGACACGGCCGTCAGGCCAAACGGCGATGTCTATGTCCAGATCGACCATCTCGATCCGGTTTCCAAGTATCTTAATTGGTAAGCTGATATTGCAGTAGAAATTTCGCAGCTGCCCATCAGGAAGATAGAAAACAAAAACGCTGTACCACTTGCCGGCAGGGAAATACTCGACCGAACGCGTTCCCTTTAATATAGTGCCAAGATCGCGATGTTCGACGTCGGATGCGAAAGTGCCTTCAAGGATCAATGAATCGTGATCCTCGTGCAAAAGTCCGCACGACCAAGAGCGTTTCTTTTCTCCGTTAAAACGGACCGACTCGACTGTGAACTTTCGAGACAAATGCCTAATCAGAATCTGAGCGCCGGACGACCATCACAGAGCATGGAGCGTGGTGGACTATAGAATTAGAAACGGATCCCAAAAGAATGCGCTCCCACCGCCTGTAACCATGTGAGCCAACTACAATGAGATCCGCTTTCCATTCTTCTGCCAATTCCACGATCCTGCTTTCGGGGGTCCCAAAAAGCACGTCGCTGGAAACTCTCACGCCATCACCCGAAAATACGGATCCGAGTTTTGCGACCGCTTCATTTACATACTTATCGGCATTGTCCTTCGCCGTTTTCTCAAGGTCAGAAGTGTCGGGCAGGTACCCTCCATAGATATCTATGGCCATAGGCATCGCCATGTCAATAACGCTGACGACGCGTATCTCATCTGTATTCCCAAGGCCAAGCTGGCACAACCTCTCAAGGGCTGCTTTGCCGTAATCTGTTCCATCGATCGCTATAATGATCCTCATACTGCCACTCCTAAATATCTTCGTCCAGGTTCCGGCCGGAATATGACCTGTGCAATTGACCGAGAATGTCAGTAAGCACGAGGCGTTCCGACTCTTTCAAGCTGGCTAAGCAGGCGGATTCAACTTCCTGCCACTGTTCCTCAACCGCGGGCCGGATCCTCATACCTTGATCGGTCAAAAAAACACCAACCGATCTGGCATCGTCGCCAAAGCGGGAACGAGTGATGAGGTTTATCTCTTCCAAGCCTTTTAACATTTTGCTTACAGTGGGAGCAGCAAGGCCAAGCCGATTTGCGAGATCGATCTGGCGAAGGCCATCCTCGCGCCAAAGCTCGAAGAGAATGAACACCTGTCCCGCATGGAGC
This sequence is a window from Acidobacteriota bacterium. Protein-coding genes within it:
- a CDS encoding DUF402 domain-containing protein encodes the protein MSRKFTVESVRFNGEKKRSWSCGLLHEDHDSLILEGTFASDVEHRDLGTILKGTRSVEYFPAGKWYSVFVFYLPDGQLRNFYCNISLPIKILGNRIEMVDLDIDIAVWPDGRVQMLDEDEYAENIERLLYPEYVILGVDSAVRELLELISARAWIFSVLPAED
- a CDS encoding universal stress protein, whose translation is MRIIIAIDGTDYGKAALERLCQLGLGNTDEIRVVSVIDMAMPMAIDIYGGYLPDTSDLEKTAKDNADKYVNEAVAKLGSVFSGDGVRVSSDVLFGTPESRIVELAEEWKADLIVVGSHGYRRWERILLGSVSNSIVHHAPCSVMVVRRSDSD
- a CDS encoding MarR family transcriptional regulator, translating into MEPTIVFEETVSYRLSRVSTYFRNALERQIAGIGLHAGQVFILFELWREDGLRQIDLANRLGLAAPTVSKMLKGLEEINLITRSRFGDDARSVGVFLTDQGMRIRPAVEEQWQEVESACLASLKESERLVLTDILGQLHRSYSGRNLDEDI